One region of Vitis vinifera cultivar Pinot Noir 40024 chromosome 1, ASM3070453v1 genomic DNA includes:
- the LOC104878311 gene encoding uncharacterized protein LOC104878311 — MLKRCIPLLGFVRYPDRESRRKNVGGTSTSLNLSLQSNDFTIRIVHAGGREEVYQNAVLASQLMEKYPGLCVARPEVFKNPHKSLLWPEEKLLPGQKYYLIPCTTAQKLMRRHPEKVNKKQPSEGSKDVSYGNIIVDVDGDNLCESFCSAKDFYTSKERWSSCLLRRSGVKMPSLSPILKEKMHRGLGWEPSLTSIQELSP, encoded by the coding sequence ATGCTGAAGAGATGCATTCCTTTGTTAGGGTTTGTGCGGTACCCCGACAGAGAATCCAGAAGAAAGAACGTGGGAGGAACTTCCACGTCATTGAACTTGAGCTTACAATCAAATGATTTCACTATAAGAATAGTTCATGCTGGTGGTAGAGAAGAGGTCTATCAAAATGCAGTTCTTGCGTCTCAATTGATGGAAAAGTATCCAGGGCTGTGTGTTGCTCGGCCAGAAGTCTTTAAGAACCCCCACAAGTCACTTTTATGGCCAGAAGAGAAGCTGTTGCCTGGTCAGAAGTATTATCTAATCCCATGTACTACTGCACAGAAACTGATGCGTAGACACCCGGAGAAGGTAAACAAAAAACAGCCTTCTGAAGGAAGCAAAGATGTGTCATATGGGAATATTATTGTTGATGTAGACGGTGATAATTTGTGTGAGTCTTTTTGTTCTGCAAAAGACTTCTATACCTCCAAGGAAAGGTGGTCTAGTTGTTTGCTGAGAAGATCTGGAGTGAAGATGCCTTCTTTATCACCTATTCTAAAGGAAAAAATGCACAGGGGATTGGGGTGGGAGCCCAGCCTGACTTCTATACAGGAACTGTCTCCATAG
- the LOC100247658 gene encoding inorganic phosphate transporter 2-1, chloroplastic: protein MTPSYCLSSSRHATTAEAFLLHNSHLHLPKHRSTLPKKDSLFLKPLNPPPKSSLFLLRLKTSKLSHPFASLSSFAEAEGEEGHHAKEEIAKTEGELPGMAQAFNISSNTASAISICIAFAALSLPLFMRSLGLGLTLKTKLLSYATLLFGFYMAWNIGANDVANAMGTSVGSGALTLRQAVLTAAVLEFSGALLMGTHVTSTMQKGILVANVFQGKDTLLFAGLLSSLAAAGTWLQVASFYGWPVSTTHCIVGSMVGFGLVYGGHGAVFWSSLARVTSSWVISPLMGAMVSFLVYKCIRRFVYSAPNPGQAAAAAAPLAVFVGVTGISFAAFPLGDSLPSALPKALACGVAGAFLVYRIIHKQLGHLLVKSNSSQLEAKEDTIHNKNIGFLSDIAGPKGTQLEIVYGVFGYMQILSACFMSFAHGGNDVSNAIGPLAAALSILQGGTGGSEIVIPLDVLAWGGFGIVAGLMMWGYRVISTIGKKITELTPTRGFAAEFAAASVVLFASKLGLPISATHTLVGAVMGVGFARGLNSVRAETVREIVVSWAVTIPVGALLSVFYTWILTKLLAFIP, encoded by the exons ATGACTCCTTCCTATTGCCTCTCTTCCTCCAGACACGCCACCACTGCCGAGGCTTTTCTCCTTCACAACTCTCATCTCCACCTTCCCAAACATCGCTCCACACTCCCCAAGAAAgactctctctttctcaagCCTTTAAACCCACCTCCCAAGTCATCTCTCTTCCTTCTCAGACTCAAGACCTCTAAACTCTCTCACCCTTTTGCCTCCTTATCTTCCTTCGCCGAAGCCGAAGGCGAAGAGGGACATCATGCCAAAGAAGAGATTGCCAAGACCGAAGGTGAATTGCCCGGCATGGCTCAGGCCTTCAACATATCATCCAACACTGCTTCTGCCATTTCCATATGCATAGCATTTGCGGCTCTGTCTCTTCCACTTTTCATGAGATCCTTGGGCCTGGGACTGACTTTGAAGACTAAATTGCTTTCCTACGCCACGCTGTTGTTCGGGTTTTATATGGCCTGGAATATTGGAGCCAATGATGTGGCCAATGCCATGGGGACCTCGGTGGGTTCGGGAGCATTGACGCTCCGGCAGGCAGTGTTAACGGCGGCGGTGCTGGAGTTTTCAGGGGCATTGCTGATGGGGACCCATGTAACCAGCACAATGCAGAAAGGCATACTTGTTGCTAATGTGTTTCAAGGCAAGGACACTTTGCTCTTTGCTGGCTTGCTTTCCTCTCTGGCTGCCGCTGGTACTTGGTTGCAG GTTGCATCATTCTATGGTTGGCCTGTCTCGACTACACACTGTATTGTAGGATCCATGGTTGGATTTGGCCTAGTGTATGGAGGACATGGTGCTGTCTTTTGGAGTTCGCTGGCAAGGGTAACTTCATCATGGGTGATCTCACCTTTGATGGGGGCGATGGTGTCTTTTTTAGTCTACAAATGCATCCGTAGG TTTGTATACAGTGCTCCAAATCCAGGACAAGCTGCAGCAGCTGCTGCACCACTTGCTGTCTTTGTGGGTGTGACTGGAATCTCTTTTGCAGCGTTTCCACTTGGCGACAGCCTTCCTTCAGCTCTGCCCAAGGCTTTAGCCTGTGGAGTTGCTGGTGCTTTCTTAGTCTACAGAATTATCCACAAACAGCTTGGTCACCTCCTTGTGAAGTCGAATTCATCACAGCTGGAGGCGAAGGAGGATACCATCCACAATAAAAATATTGGGTTTCTCTCAGATATTGCTGGACCAAAAGGTACCCAACTGGAAATAGTTTATGGGGTGTTTGGCTACATGCAGATCCTGTCAGCCTGCTTCATGTCATTTGCCCATGGGGGAAATGATGTCTCTAATGCAATAGGCCCCTTAGCTGCTGCACTATCTATTCTTCAAGGTGGCACCGGTGGCTCTGAGATTGTGATTCCATTAGATGTCCTTGCATGGGGAGGATTTGGGATTGTTGCAGGGCTTATGATGTGGGGTTATAGAGTGATATCAACAATTGGGAAGAAGATCACAGAACTAACACCAACTAGAGGATTTGCAGCTGAGTTTGCTGCGGCTTCCGTTGTTCTATTTGCATCAAAGCTGGGACTTCCCATCTCGGCAACCCATACTCTGGTGGGTGCAGTCATGGGGGTGGGGTTTGCAAGGGGACTTAACAGTGTCAGAGCAGAAACCGTGAGGGAGATTGTGGTTTCTTGGGCTGTGACAATTCCAGTTGGTGCCCTATTGTCTGTTTTCTACACATGGATCTTGACCAAGCTCTTGGCATTTATACCATGA